The following proteins are encoded in a genomic region of Streptococcus gwangjuense:
- the galE gene encoding UDP-glucose 4-epimerase GalE, producing MQEKILVTGGAGFIGTHTVIELIQAGHQVVVVDNLVNSNRKSLEVVERITGVEVPFYEADIRDNDTLRDIFKQEEPTGVIHFAGLKAVGESTRIPLAYYDNNIAGTVSLLKVMEENNCKNIIFSSSATVYGDPHTVPILEDFPLSVTNPYGRTKLMLEEILTDIYKADSEWNVVLLRYFNPIGAHESGDLGENPNGIPNNLLPYVTQVAVGKLEQVQVFGDDYDTEDGTGVRDYIHVVDLAKGHVAALKKIQKGSGLNVYNLGTGKGYSVLEIIQNMEKAVGRPIPYRIVERRPGDIAACYSDPAKAKAELGWEAELDITQMCEDAWRWQSKHPNGFED from the coding sequence ATGCAAGAAAAGATTTTAGTAACGGGTGGGGCAGGTTTTATCGGGACCCACACTGTTATTGAGTTAATCCAAGCAGGTCATCAGGTTGTTGTGGTGGATAACCTTGTCAACAGCAATCGCAAAAGTTTAGAAGTTGTTGAAAGAATCACAGGAGTTGAAGTGCCTTTCTATGAGGCAGATATCCGTGATAACGATACTCTAAGAGATATTTTCAAGCAAGAAGAACCAACAGGGGTCATTCACTTTGCTGGCTTGAAGGCTGTCGGTGAATCTACCCGTATTCCTCTTGCCTACTATGACAACAATATCGCTGGAACTGTTAGTCTTTTGAAGGTCATGGAAGAAAACAACTGTAAAAACATTATTTTCAGTTCTTCTGCGACAGTTTACGGGGATCCGCACACCGTGCCAATCTTGGAAGATTTCCCACTTTCAGTGACCAATCCATACGGTCGTACCAAACTTATGCTAGAGGAAATTTTGACCGATATCTACAAGGCAGACTCAGAATGGAATGTGGTCTTGCTTCGTTACTTCAACCCAATCGGAGCTCATGAGAGTGGTGATTTGGGAGAAAATCCAAACGGTATTCCAAACAACCTCTTGCCATATGTGACTCAAGTAGCAGTTGGGAAATTAGAGCAAGTGCAAGTGTTTGGGGATGATTACGATACGGAAGACGGAACTGGTGTTCGTGACTATATCCACGTTGTCGATTTGGCTAAAGGTCACGTTGCAGCACTGAAAAAAATCCAAAAAGGTTCAGGTCTAAACGTTTATAACCTTGGAACAGGTAAAGGTTATTCTGTTCTTGAAATTATCCAAAACATGGAAAAAGCAGTGGGGCGCCCAATTCCTTACCGTATCGTTGAACGCCGCCCAGGTGATATCGCAGCCTGCTATTCAGATCCTGCAAAAGCCAAAGCAGAACTGGGTTGGGAAGCAGAACTCGACATCACCCAAATGTGTGAAGACGCATGGCGTTGGCAAAGCAAGCATCCAAATGGATTTGAAGACTAA
- a CDS encoding NAD(P)/FAD-dependent oxidoreductase, protein MKKVAIIGAGIVGATAAYYLSKESDLEVTVFDHGQGQATKAAAGIISPWFSKRRNKAWYKMARLGADFYVDLLADLEKSGQEIDFYQRSGVFLLKKDETKLEELYQLALQRREESPLIGQLAILDQESANELFPGLQGFDHLLYASGGARVDGQLLVTRLLEASQVKLVKEKVTLTPLASGYQIGEEVFDQVILATGAWLGHLLEPLGYEVDVRPQKGQLRDYQLAQDMEAYPVVMPEGEWDLIPFAGGKLSLGATHENDMGFDLTVDETLLKQMEEAALPHYPVLSEATSRSERVGIRAYTSDFSPFFGQVPELAGVYAASGLGSSGLTTGPIIGYHLAQLIQDKEMTLDPLNYPIENYVKRVKSE, encoded by the coding sequence ATGAAAAAAGTTGCCATTATCGGAGCAGGGATTGTAGGTGCAACAGCTGCCTACTACCTCTCTAAAGAAAGTGACCTAGAGGTGACCGTTTTTGACCATGGACAAGGTCAAGCTACCAAGGCCGCAGCAGGAATTATCAGCCCTTGGTTTTCCAAACGCCGCAATAAAGCCTGGTACAAAATGGCGCGCTTGGGGGCTGACTTTTATGTGGATTTATTAGCTGATTTAGAGAAGTCAGGACAAGAAATCGACTTTTACCAGCGTTCGGGAGTCTTTCTCCTGAAAAAGGATGAAACTAAGTTGGAAGAACTCTATCAACTAGCCCTCCAGCGTAGAGAAGAATCTCCTTTGATAGGGCAATTAGCCATTCTGGACCAAGAATCAGCTAACGAATTATTCCCTGGTTTGCAGGGATTTGATCACTTGCTCTATGCTTCTGGTGGAGCGAGAGTAGATGGGCAGCTTTTGGTCACTCGTTTGCTAGAAGCCAGTCAGGTCAAGCTGGTCAAAGAAAAAGTAACTCTGACACCTTTAGCATCAGGCTACCAGATTGGCGAAGAGGTGTTTGATCAAGTTATTTTGGCGACGGGAGCTTGGTTGGGACACCTGTTAGAGCCTTTAGGTTATGAAGTGGATGTCCGTCCCCAAAAGGGGCAACTCCGAGATTATCAACTTGCCCAAGACATGGAAGCTTACCCTGTTGTTATGCCAGAAGGGGAGTGGGATTTGATTCCTTTTGCAGGTGGGAAATTATCCCTAGGCGCTACTCATGAAAATGACATGGGATTTGATTTGACGGTAGATGAAACCTTGCTCAAACAAATGGAGGAGGCAGCCTTGCCCCACTATCCTGTTTTATCGGAAGCGACTTCCAGAAGTGAACGAGTGGGAATCCGTGCCTATACCAGCGATTTCTCTCCTTTCTTTGGGCAGGTTCCAGAATTAGCAGGTGTCTATGCTGCTAGTGGACTAGGTTCATCAGGCCTCACAACTGGTCCTATCATTGGTTACCATCTGGCTCAACTGATCCAAGACAAGGAGATGACCTTGGATCCTCTAAATTACCCAATTGAAAACTATGTCAAACGAGTAAAAAGCGAATAA
- a CDS encoding Nif3-like dinuclear metal center hexameric protein: MLASEVTNEYEDFCPQEISMEGDSRGLQIGTLDKDIQRVMVALDIREETVAEAIENGVDLIIVKHAPIFRPIKDLVASRSQNQIYIDLIKHDIAVYVSHTNIDIVENGLNDWFCQMLGIEETTYLQETGPGRGIGRIGNVQPQNFGDFARHVKQVFGLDSLRLVYYQETDLQKPISRVAICGGSGQSFYKDALAKGADVYITGDIYYHTAQDMLSDGLLALDPGHHIEVLFVEKISALLTQWKAEKGWTIDIVPSQASTNPFHHI, encoded by the coding sequence ATGCTAGCAAGTGAAGTAACTAACGAATATGAAGACTTTTGTCCTCAGGAAATTTCCATGGAGGGAGACAGTCGTGGTCTGCAAATTGGCACTTTGGACAAGGATATCCAAAGGGTCATGGTGGCTCTGGATATTCGTGAAGAAACGGTGGCTGAAGCCATTGAAAATGGTGTGGACTTGATTATCGTCAAGCACGCGCCGATTTTCCGTCCCATCAAGGATTTAGTAGCTAGCCGTTCACAAAATCAGATTTACATTGATCTCATCAAGCATGATATCGCAGTTTATGTCAGCCATACCAATATTGACATCGTTGAAAATGGCCTCAATGACTGGTTCTGCCAGATGCTAGGCATTGAGGAAACGACTTATCTTCAGGAGACAGGTCCTGGACGTGGAATTGGACGTATTGGGAATGTTCAGCCTCAGAATTTTGGGGATTTCGCCCGACATGTCAAGCAAGTCTTTGGTCTAGATAGCCTTCGATTGGTGTATTATCAAGAGACTGATTTGCAGAAGCCTATTTCAAGAGTAGCCATCTGTGGTGGGAGCGGGCAGTCTTTCTATAAGGATGCTTTAGCTAAAGGAGCGGATGTCTATATCACTGGTGATATTTACTACCACACTGCCCAGGATATGTTGTCTGATGGCTTGCTAGCATTGGACCCAGGTCACCATATTGAAGTGCTTTTTGTGGAAAAAATTTCTGCACTCCTTACTCAATGGAAGGCTGAAAAAGGCTGGACTATCGATATTGTACCTAGTCAAGCATCGACCAATCCTTTCCACCATATCTAG
- a CDS encoding tRNA (adenine(22)-N(1))-methyltransferase encodes MISKRLELVASFVPQGAILLDVGSDHAYLPIELVERGQIEGAIAGEVVEGPYQSAVKNVEAHGLKEKIQVRLANGLAAFEETDQVSVITIAGMGGRLIARILEEGLDKLANVERLILQPNNREDDLRIWLQENGFQIVAESILEEAGKFYEILVVEAGQMKLSASDLRFGPFLCKEVSPVFVQKWQKEAVKLEFALGQIPEKNLEERQVLVDKIQAIKEVLHASK; translated from the coding sequence ATGATTTCAAAGAGATTAGAATTAGTGGCTTCCTTTGTGCCACAGGGAGCCATTTTACTAGATGTGGGGAGTGACCATGCTTATCTGCCTATCGAGTTGGTCGAAAGAGGACAAATTGAAGGTGCCATTGCAGGTGAGGTGGTGGAAGGTCCCTACCAGTCTGCGGTCAAAAATGTTGAGGCTCACGGCCTAAAGGAGAAAATCCAAGTTCGTTTAGCCAATGGCTTGGCAGCTTTTGAAGAGACTGACCAAGTGTCGGTCATCACTATTGCTGGCATGGGTGGTCGTTTGATTGCTAGGATTTTAGAAGAGGGCTTGGACAAGTTAGCTAATGTAGAGCGTTTAATCCTCCAGCCTAATAATCGTGAAGACGACTTGCGTATCTGGCTACAAGAGAACGGATTTCAGATTGTAGCTGAAAGCATCTTAGAAGAAGCTGGCAAGTTTTACGAGATTTTGGTGGTGGAAGCAGGACAAATGAAGCTATCAGCCAGTGACCTTCGCTTTGGACCTTTCTTGTGCAAAGAGGTCAGTCCAGTCTTTGTTCAAAAATGGCAAAAAGAAGCTGTTAAGCTAGAGTTTGCCCTCGGACAAATCCCAGAAAAAAATCTGGAGGAACGTCAAGTTCTAGTAGATAAAATTCAAGCCATCAAGGAGGTTCTCCATGCTAGCAAGTGA
- a CDS encoding cation-translocating P-type ATPase translates to MDKNKIMGLTQREVKERQAKGLVNDFTASASTSTWQIIKRNVFTLFNALNFAIALALAFVQAWSNLVFFAVICFNAFSGIVTELRAKHMVDKLNLMTKEKVKTIRDGQEVALNPEELVLGDVIRLSAGEQIPSDALVLEGFAEVNEAMLTGESDLVQKEVDALLLSGSFLASGSVLAQVHHVGADNYAAKLMLEAKTVKPINSRIMKSLDKLAGFTGKIIIPFGLALLLEALLLKGLPLKSSVVNSSTALLGMLPKGIALLTITSLLTAVIKLGLKKVLVQEMYSVETLARVDMLCLDKTGTITQGKMQVEAVLPLTQDYGDEAIASILTSYMAHSEDKNPTAQAIRQRFQGQVAYPMLSNLPFSSDRKWGAMELEGLGTVFLGAPEMLLDAEVPEAREALERGSRVLVLALSQEKLDHHKPQKPSDIQALALLEILDPIREGAAETLDYLRSQEVGLKIISGDNPVTVSSIAQKAGFADYHSYVDCSKITDEELVAMAEETAIFGRVSPHQKKLIIQTLKKAGHTTAMTGDGVNDILALREADCSIVMAEGDPATRQIANLVLLNSDFNDVPEILFEGRRVVNNIAHIAPIFLIKTIYSFILAVICIASALLGRSEWILIFPFIPIQITMIDQFVEGFPPFVLTFERNIKPVEPNFLRRSMLRALPSALMVVFSVLFVKIFGSSQGWSELEISTLLYYLLGSIGFLSVFRACMPFTLWRVLLIVWSVGGFLATALFPRIQKLLEISTLTGQTLPVYGIMMLFFTVIFILTSRYQSRK, encoded by the coding sequence ATGGATAAAAATAAGATTATGGGATTAACCCAAAGAGAAGTCAAGGAAAGACAGGCTAAGGGCTTGGTCAATGATTTTACTGCTTCGGCCAGTACCAGCACTTGGCAAATCATCAAACGAAATGTCTTTACCCTTTTTAATGCTTTGAACTTTGCCATTGCTTTGGCACTAGCCTTTGTGCAGGCTTGGAGCAATCTGGTCTTCTTTGCCGTTATCTGCTTTAACGCTTTTTCTGGAATTGTGACCGAGCTGCGGGCTAAACACATGGTGGACAAGCTCAATCTCATGACCAAGGAAAAGGTCAAGACTATTCGTGATGGTCAGGAAGTTGCTCTGAATCCTGAAGAATTGGTGCTAGGAGATGTCATTCGTTTATCTGCAGGAGAGCAGATTCCCAGTGATGCCTTGGTTTTGGAAGGCTTTGCGGAAGTCAATGAAGCCATGTTAACGGGGGAAAGTGATTTAGTGCAAAAGGAAGTTGACGCCTTGCTTTTGTCAGGAAGTTTCCTAGCTAGTGGGTCAGTTTTAGCTCAAGTTCACCATGTCGGTGCAGACAACTATGCCGCCAAACTCATGCTGGAAGCCAAGACCGTTAAACCCATCAACTCTCGTATCATGAAATCGCTGGACAAACTAGCAGGTTTTACTGGGAAGATTATCATTCCCTTTGGTCTGGCTCTCTTGCTAGAAGCCTTGCTGTTAAAAGGCCTGCCTCTCAAGTCATCCGTTGTAAATTCATCGACAGCCCTACTGGGAATGTTACCCAAGGGAATCGCCCTTTTGACTATTACTTCGCTCCTGACCGCAGTGATTAAGCTGGGCTTGAAAAAGGTTTTGGTGCAGGAGATGTACTCTGTTGAGACCTTGGCGCGCGTGGATATGCTCTGTCTGGACAAGACGGGTACCATCACCCAAGGAAAGATGCAGGTGGAGGCGGTTCTTCCGCTAACTCAAGATTATGGTGATGAGGCTATTGCCAGCATCCTGACAAGCTATATGGCCCATAGTGAGGATAAAAATCCAACAGCCCAAGCTATTCGCCAGCGTTTCCAAGGTCAGGTAGCCTACCCTATGCTTTCGAATCTTCCTTTCTCAAGCGACCGCAAGTGGGGTGCTATGGAATTGGAAGGTCTAGGAACTGTTTTCCTAGGCGCACCAGAGATGTTGTTGGATGCTGAAGTTCCTGAAGCTAGAGAAGCTCTTGAACGAGGATCTCGTGTCTTGGTCTTAGCCCTCAGTCAGGAAAAACTAGACCATCACAAACCACAGAAACCATCTGATATTCAGGCTCTAGCCTTGCTGGAAATCTTGGACCCGATTCGGGAGGGAGCAGCAGAGACGCTGGACTATCTCCGTTCTCAGGAAGTGGGGCTCAAGATTATCTCTGGTGACAATCCAGTTACGGTATCCAGCATTGCCCAGAAGGCTGGTTTTGCGGACTACCACAGCTATGTCGATTGCTCGAAAATTACGGATGAGGAATTGGTTGCTATGGCGGAGGAGACTGCGATTTTCGGACGTGTTTCCCCTCATCAAAAGAAACTCATCATCCAAACACTGAAAAAAGCGGGTCATACAACAGCTATGACAGGGGATGGAGTTAATGATATTCTGGCTCTTCGTGAGGCGGATTGTTCTATCGTGATGGCTGAGGGAGATCCTGCGACTCGTCAGATTGCCAATCTGGTTCTCTTGAACTCAGACTTTAATGATGTTCCTGAAATTCTCTTTGAAGGTCGTCGGGTGGTCAATAACATTGCCCACATCGCCCCGATTTTCTTGATAAAGACCATCTATTCATTCATATTAGCGGTCATCTGTATCGCCAGTGCCCTTCTAGGAAGGTCAGAGTGGATTTTGATTTTCCCATTCATTCCGATCCAGATTACCATGATCGACCAGTTCGTGGAAGGTTTCCCACCATTCGTTCTGACTTTTGAGCGAAATATCAAACCTGTTGAGCCAAACTTCCTCAGAAGATCTATGCTTCGTGCTCTACCAAGTGCTCTCATGGTCGTCTTCAGCGTTCTTTTTGTGAAAATATTTGGAAGTAGCCAAGGTTGGTCTGAGTTAGAAATCTCAACTCTACTCTATTATCTCTTGGGATCAATTGGTTTCTTATCCGTATTTAGAGCCTGCATGCCATTTACCCTATGGCGTGTCCTCTTGATTGTTTGGTCAGTAGGAGGTTTCCTAGCCACAGCTCTCTTCCCAAGAATTCAAAAACTGCTTGAAATTTCAACCTTAACAGGACAAACACTACCTGTTTATGGTATCATGATGCTGTTCTTTACCGTGATTTTCATTTTGACCAGTCGCTATCAATCCAGAAAATAA
- a CDS encoding lysophospholipid acyltransferase family protein, giving the protein MFYTYLRGLVVLLLWSINGNAHYHNTDKIPNQDENYILVAPHRTWWDPVYMAFATKPKQFIFMAKKELFTNRIFGWWIRMCGAFPIDRENPNASAIKYPINVLKKSDRSLIMFPSGSRHSNDVKGGVALIAKMAKVRIMPVTYTGPMTLKGLVSRERVDMNFGNPIDISDIKKMNDEGIETVANRIQAEFQRLDQETKQWHNNKKPNPLWWLIRIPALILAIILAILTIVFSFIASFIWNPDKKREKLG; this is encoded by the coding sequence ATGTTTTATACTTATTTACGTGGATTGGTTGTATTGCTCCTATGGTCCATCAATGGCAATGCCCACTATCATAATACTGATAAAATTCCTAATCAAGATGAAAATTATATTCTGGTTGCACCTCACCGCACTTGGTGGGATCCAGTTTACATGGCTTTTGCGACCAAGCCAAAACAGTTTATCTTTATGGCAAAAAAAGAACTCTTTACCAACCGTATCTTTGGCTGGTGGATTCGTATGTGTGGCGCCTTTCCCATCGACCGTGAAAATCCTAACGCCTCAGCCATCAAATACCCTATCAATGTTCTCAAAAAAAGTGATCGCTCTCTTATCATGTTTCCAAGTGGGAGCCGTCACTCAAACGATGTCAAGGGTGGCGTAGCTCTGATTGCCAAAATGGCCAAGGTCCGTATCATGCCGGTTACCTACACAGGTCCCATGACCTTGAAAGGCTTGGTTAGCCGCGAGCGTGTCGATATGAACTTTGGAAATCCAATCGATATCTCAGATATCAAGAAAATGAATGATGAAGGCATTGAAACAGTTGCCAATCGCATCCAAGCAGAATTTCAACGTCTGGACCAAGAAACGAAACAATGGCACAATAATAAAAAACCAAACCCACTCTGGTGGCTTATCCGCATCCCTGCCCTCATCCTTGCCATTATCCTCGCTATCCTAACCATCGTCTTTAGCTTTATCGCAAGCTTCATCTGGAATCCAGATAAGAAAAGAGAAAAACTTGGTTAA
- a CDS encoding alpha/beta hydrolase-fold protein gives MTLSINNEFDWEGIQVKISLPSNYDPNRTYPVILLNDGNLDFLSSFSESVILVGLTSKNRLDDYTPWKVAALRDGAPDFGGQANVYHDHLFGGLLDKLQSLYRLDETCLAYGGYSLGGLAAVYSLFGFDKVSCVFSICGSFWYPDFVTYCKEENVKNLDCLLYLQNGQTEGVNHSNRLAQAPVYAEQIHTSLQKRYPNGQFVFDPYGHHEQVAERFLDFSSWLAQKWKIE, from the coding sequence ATGACTTTATCAATAAATAATGAGTTTGATTGGGAAGGAATTCAAGTCAAAATCAGCCTTCCTTCTAACTACGACCCCAATCGAACCTATCCGGTTATTTTATTGAATGATGGAAACTTGGATTTCCTATCGTCCTTTTCCGAATCTGTGATTTTAGTGGGCTTGACCTCTAAAAATCGCCTAGATGACTACACTCCTTGGAAGGTAGCTGCTCTGAGAGATGGAGCTCCAGATTTTGGCGGTCAGGCCAACGTTTATCATGATCATTTATTTGGAGGTCTTTTAGACAAGTTGCAGTCGCTTTATCGCCTGGACGAAACTTGCCTTGCTTATGGAGGCTACTCACTAGGTGGTTTAGCGGCAGTCTACAGTCTTTTCGGCTTTGACAAGGTTTCCTGTGTCTTCTCCATCTGCGGTTCCTTTTGGTATCCTGATTTTGTGACTTACTGCAAGGAAGAAAATGTGAAAAATCTAGACTGTTTGCTGTATTTACAGAACGGTCAAACAGAAGGAGTCAATCATAGCAATCGCTTAGCTCAAGCACCAGTCTATGCTGAGCAGATTCATACAAGTCTTCAGAAACGCTATCCGAACGGTCAGTTTGTCTTTGATCCTTATGGACACCATGAACAAGTAGCTGAACGATTTCTAGATTTTTCTAGCTGGTTGGCCCAAAAATGGAAAATCGAATAA
- a CDS encoding ABC transporter substrate-binding protein: MKKTLSILLVTVATLTMAACGNTTTEKATTQSSTETSQKANTETTYPLTVKTYDAKGNEVEQVFDKAPEKVITNNLSTTEILLELGLKDKIVGMLNPDNAVTDKYKDAIASIPQIGDKKTVSQETVLSYEPDAVMGRNMMFSEKSLGTVSTWNENKIPVYTQKASLSTIQQDLGNIVEDVKNLGMIFNVQYKANEYATQLQTKIDAVKKANPASQGEKKKALIMVAYNDETFGAYKSALQESLLNQLGYTNVATGTSGLTLENLVSMDPELIIYVTSDRNKKLDEKAVELMKANAVLESVPAIKNQKIMTISYDELMDYGPAVIDSLEKINDFINK, encoded by the coding sequence ATGAAAAAAACACTAAGCATTTTACTGGTAACAGTAGCTACTCTAACCATGGCAGCTTGTGGCAATACTACTACAGAAAAAGCTACCACACAATCTAGCACAGAAACAAGTCAAAAGGCGAACACAGAGACGACTTATCCGTTAACGGTCAAAACCTATGACGCGAAAGGGAATGAAGTCGAACAAGTCTTTGACAAGGCACCTGAAAAAGTTATCACAAACAATCTTTCAACCACTGAAATCTTATTGGAGTTGGGGTTGAAGGATAAAATTGTTGGTATGCTCAATCCAGACAATGCTGTGACGGACAAATACAAGGACGCGATTGCATCTATTCCTCAAATTGGGGATAAAAAAACAGTCTCACAAGAGACAGTCCTTTCTTATGAGCCAGACGCTGTGATGGGTCGAAACATGATGTTTTCTGAAAAATCCTTGGGGACAGTTAGCACTTGGAATGAAAACAAAATCCCAGTCTATACGCAAAAAGCTTCTCTCTCAACGATTCAGCAAGATTTGGGGAATATCGTAGAAGATGTCAAAAATCTTGGAATGATTTTTAATGTGCAGTACAAGGCTAATGAATACGCAACCCAATTACAAACTAAAATTGACGCTGTTAAGAAAGCAAATCCAGCAAGTCAAGGTGAAAAGAAAAAGGCTTTGATTATGGTTGCTTATAATGATGAAACCTTCGGTGCCTACAAGTCTGCTTTGCAAGAAAGTTTGCTGAACCAACTTGGTTATACAAACGTTGCTACGGGGACATCAGGCTTGACCTTAGAAAATCTCGTGTCAATGGATCCTGAATTGATTATCTATGTAACCAGTGACCGCAATAAAAAATTGGATGAAAAAGCAGTAGAGTTGATGAAGGCAAATGCTGTTTTGGAAAGCGTTCCTGCTATTAAGAATCAAAAAATCATGACTATCTCTTACGATGAGTTGATGGATTATGGTCCAGCAGTGATTGATTCCCTTGAGAAAATCAATGACTTTATCAATAAATAA
- a CDS encoding ABC transporter ATP-binding protein — protein MDLICQDIHFGLGEKKILKGVSLKVEGHQFHTILGPNGSGKTSLLKLLYRQEKADKGLISLDGKPLEQWTLKETAKQMAVVTQFNQLQFDCTVEEIVLLGRTPHLSFLQKEKERDYALVQDALVKVDMLEKKTRLYSSLSGGEKQRVLLARALAQEPTLLLLDEPTNHLDIKYQLDLLAIVKNLKVNVLAVLHDIQLACRYSDYLYLMKEGEILYQGTPKETITPESLQTVYGVQSQVTWTEDQQAMIHYL, from the coding sequence ATGGACTTGATTTGTCAGGATATCCATTTTGGACTAGGAGAGAAAAAAATCCTCAAGGGAGTTTCTCTTAAGGTTGAAGGGCATCAATTTCACACGATATTAGGACCAAATGGAAGCGGGAAAACCAGTCTACTTAAACTCCTCTATCGTCAGGAAAAGGCGGACAAAGGCTTGATAAGCCTAGATGGAAAGCCTCTGGAACAATGGACGCTCAAAGAAACAGCCAAGCAAATGGCAGTTGTGACCCAGTTTAACCAGCTGCAGTTTGATTGTACAGTTGAAGAAATCGTCTTGCTGGGAAGAACTCCCCACCTCTCTTTTTTACAGAAGGAAAAGGAAAGGGACTATGCGCTCGTTCAAGATGCTCTCGTTAAGGTGGATATGCTTGAGAAGAAAACTCGTCTCTATTCTTCTCTGTCAGGGGGGGAGAAACAACGAGTCTTATTAGCCCGCGCCTTGGCGCAAGAACCGACTCTCTTGCTCCTGGACGAACCAACCAATCACCTGGATATCAAGTATCAGCTAGACTTGTTGGCCATTGTGAAGAATCTCAAGGTCAATGTTCTAGCTGTCCTGCATGATATTCAACTTGCTTGTCGCTATTCGGATTATCTCTATCTGATGAAAGAGGGAGAAATCCTTTACCAAGGGACTCCAAAGGAGACCATCACCCCTGAGTCATTGCAAACTGTATACGGAGTTCAAAGTCAGGTGACTTGGACCGAGGATCAGCAAGCTATGATTCACTATTTATAA